Proteins from a genomic interval of Papaver somniferum cultivar HN1 chromosome 4, ASM357369v1, whole genome shotgun sequence:
- the LOC113271553 gene encoding NAC domain-containing protein 83-like: MEKMNFVKNGIIRLPPGFRFHPTDEELVVQYLRRKVFLCPLPASIIPEIDVSKFDPWDLPGDWEQERYYFSTREAKYRNGNRTNRATGSGYWKATGLDKQILVSKGNVIVGMKKTLVFYRGKPPSGTRTDWIMHEYRLAGAGTKLASNQSSKVHMEEDWVLCRIFLKKRNSKNGEDVITNGLVTKPVDFTDFMNQDRTVVVRPASSTSSSSASSGVTTDVTSTASDSDENNSCNSMSSFPCRKKP, translated from the exons ATGGAGAAAATGAATTTTGTTAAGAATGGTATTATCAGATTACCTCCTGGTTTTCGATTTCATCCAACTGATGAAGAACTTGTTGTTCAATATCTAAGAAGAAAGGTTTTTCTGTGCCCATTACCTGCTTCAATCATACCTGAAATTGATGTTTCCAAGTTTGATCCTTGGGATTTACCAG GTGACTGGGAACAGGAGAGGTATTATTTCAGTACAAGAGAAGCTAAATATAGGAATGGAAACAGAACCAATAGGGCTACTGGTTCTGGATACTGGAAAGCTACTGGTTTAGACAAACAAATTTTAGTTTCAAAGGGTAATGTAATTGTAGGAATGAAAAAAACACTTGTTTTCTATAGAGGTAAACCTCCAAGTGGTACTAGAACTGACTGGATTATGCATGAATATCGTCTTGCCGGTGCCGGTACAAAACTTGCCAGCAATCAA AGTTCAAAGGTACACATGGAGGAGGATTGGGTACTCTGTAGAATATTTCTAAAGAAGCGGAACTCGAAAAATGGCGAGGATGTGATCACTAATGGGTTGGTCACTAAACCAGTTGATTTTACTGATTTTATGAACCAAGACAGGACTGTTGTTGTTAGACCTGCATCTTCGACCTCGTCTTCGTCGGCATCAAGTGGTGTTACCACCGACGTCACGTCTACGGCATCTGATAGTGATGAGAACAATAGCTGCAATAGTATGTCTTCATTTCCTTGTAGGAAAAAGCCATGA